One window of Saccharopolyspora phatthalungensis genomic DNA carries:
- a CDS encoding YbaB/EbfC family nucleoid-associated protein, translated as MSSPMFNEMETALQELQSQQKRIREAQEQVEKETTSFRTKDRMITATVDHRQRLTGLKLSGSRYRSLAPAELASRIVEAVQTAQDEAAKKSMDVFNQLAPTGVGLPIGEIFNGDFDLKQMFEEAVKTAETPLFPDNKKPSGNNEEADTNGSK; from the coding sequence ATGTCATCGCCCATGTTCAATGAGATGGAGACGGCGCTCCAGGAGCTTCAGAGTCAGCAGAAGCGCATTCGCGAGGCTCAGGAGCAGGTCGAAAAGGAAACCACGTCCTTCCGTACCAAGGACCGCATGATCACGGCCACCGTCGATCACCGGCAGCGGCTGACCGGGCTGAAGCTGTCGGGTTCGCGCTATCGCAGCCTGGCGCCCGCGGAGCTGGCCAGCCGCATCGTCGAGGCGGTGCAGACGGCGCAGGACGAGGCCGCGAAGAAGTCCATGGACGTGTTCAACCAGCTGGCACCGACCGGCGTCGGTCTCCCGATCGGGGAGATCTTCAATGGTGACTTCGACCTGAAGCAGATGTTCGAAGAGGCCGTCAAGACCGCGGAAACACCGCTGTTCCCGGATAACAAGAAGCCGAGCGGCAACAACGAGGAGGCGGATACCAATGGCAGCAAGTGA
- the eccD gene encoding type VII secretion integral membrane protein EccD: protein MTGTTQPTVGAGEVCRLTVYGPKSRIELAVPAHVPVADLLPTFLGHLGHELGNAGLEHGGWVLQKLGEPPLDEDLGTAALGLYDGDTLHLRPRNDQLPPADFDDLADGIATGISERKDAWRPELTRRLFLGLLGAVLGFAALLLPVIAIGGGVAIAAGVIALVLVLGAAGASRAMGDKTGSVLLSAGAIGFALVAGLALPAVGRSLFDGPGVLTAPAILSAGCCMAVVAVLGRLVVGPGSDPGFLSAGVCAALAATAGGLSLWDVVGAKGAAAIVLTLTLALGMRVPVLAARMAGLVVPPLPDTAEEFQQDIDPEPSRELLARTARADDFVTALYIGLGVVGVGCLAVLASSPGWAPLTLASVASVLLMLHCRELLSARQRLAVLIPGVLGLAMVLTALCVSGTLVLRLAVIGALIAVAALLYAIARRMPGRKMLPHWGRAADWSHTVLAISIIPLALAAMDLYSRVRAGWS from the coding sequence ATGACGGGAACGACGCAGCCCACAGTCGGCGCCGGCGAGGTGTGCCGGCTGACGGTCTACGGCCCGAAATCGCGCATCGAGCTGGCGGTACCTGCGCACGTGCCGGTGGCCGACCTGCTGCCGACCTTTCTCGGCCACCTCGGCCACGAGTTGGGCAACGCCGGTCTGGAGCACGGCGGCTGGGTGCTCCAGAAGCTGGGCGAGCCGCCGCTGGACGAGGACCTCGGCACCGCTGCGCTCGGCCTCTACGACGGTGACACCCTTCACCTGCGACCCCGCAACGACCAGTTGCCGCCGGCGGACTTCGACGACCTAGCCGACGGGATCGCGACCGGTATCTCCGAGCGCAAGGACGCCTGGCGGCCGGAGCTGACCCGGCGGTTGTTCCTCGGACTACTCGGCGCGGTCCTCGGCTTTGCCGCGCTGCTGTTGCCGGTCATCGCGATCGGTGGCGGTGTCGCTATCGCGGCCGGCGTCATCGCGCTCGTGCTGGTGCTCGGCGCCGCGGGTGCCTCCCGCGCGATGGGGGACAAGACCGGGAGCGTCTTGCTGTCGGCCGGTGCTATCGGCTTCGCTCTCGTGGCGGGACTGGCATTGCCCGCGGTCGGACGGTCGTTGTTCGACGGTCCAGGCGTGCTGACCGCACCTGCGATTCTTTCCGCCGGTTGCTGCATGGCGGTGGTCGCCGTGCTCGGAAGACTTGTGGTGGGCCCCGGTTCGGACCCCGGGTTCCTCTCCGCCGGGGTGTGCGCTGCGCTGGCGGCGACCGCCGGCGGGCTCTCGCTGTGGGACGTGGTCGGGGCGAAGGGTGCCGCGGCGATCGTGCTCACCTTGACGCTGGCGCTCGGCATGCGCGTCCCGGTTCTCGCGGCCCGCATGGCGGGCTTGGTAGTACCGCCGCTGCCCGACACGGCCGAGGAATTCCAGCAGGACATCGACCCCGAACCGAGCCGGGAACTGCTGGCACGCACGGCCCGCGCCGATGATTTCGTCACGGCCCTCTACATCGGCCTCGGAGTCGTCGGCGTCGGCTGTCTCGCCGTGTTGGCGTCGAGTCCCGGCTGGGCGCCGCTGACGCTGGCATCGGTGGCATCGGTACTGCTGATGTTGCACTGCCGTGAACTGCTCAGTGCCCGGCAACGTCTCGCCGTGCTGATCCCCGGAGTTCTCGGCCTCGCGATGGTGCTGACCGCGCTCTGCGTGTCGGGGACCCTGGTGCTGCGACTCGCCGTGATCGGGGCGCTGATCGCGGTCGCCGCGCTGCTGTATGCGATTGCCCGTCGGATGCCCGGACGCAAGATGCTGCCGCACTGGGGCCGCGCCGCCGACTGGAGCCACACCGTCCTGGCTATCTCGATCATCCCCCTCGCGCTGGCGGCGATGGATCTCTACTCCCGGGTGAGGGCCGGATGGTCGTGA
- a CDS encoding WXG100 family type VII secretion target, which translates to MSDFFVRHSQYSDVNQVLAQAVGFMGSVLEELNTFLKGMGEATQGQAAPLWQEQQVQWNKTYTDMHHRLNTGHKASNEAQQIFQDGDRRGAAIFG; encoded by the coding sequence TTGTCTGATTTCTTCGTTAGGCACAGCCAGTACAGCGACGTCAACCAGGTTCTCGCCCAGGCCGTCGGCTTCATGGGCAGCGTCCTTGAGGAGCTGAACACGTTCCTCAAGGGCATGGGCGAGGCGACCCAAGGTCAGGCCGCGCCCCTGTGGCAGGAACAGCAGGTGCAGTGGAACAAGACCTACACCGACATGCACCACCGCCTGAACACGGGTCACAAGGCGTCGAACGAAGCTCAGCAGATTTTCCAGGATGGCGACCGTCGCGGGGCGGCCATCTTCGGCTGA
- the eccB gene encoding type VII secretion protein EccB, with protein sequence MHSRSDQVQAHSFMTARLVAALVRAEPDMATPPLRRTPVGMVIGFMLAVLIVAGFAVVSMIWPGGATQWTQPGTLVVEKETGTRYVLANGVLHPVYNLASARLLLGAKMTVASTPQASLAGVPRGTPIGIIGAPDSLPDPQSAGGSWLVCAGSTMDQSGSTRPVLSLGIGSPADAPPIPDDRAVLVRVADGTDYLAWHGRRLKVTAPWVGRALGYSDNAAIRVRDAWVNALPAGPDLGALQVPGQGQPGPVLDGDPSSVGQVFVVDGVGVQDRYFVLTRDGLLPVTKTGAAMALGNPATAAAYGGGKVTAKKLTSAALASATVLPAGDTMAEWPPAPPDLMTDRKPCVRAVTSGHDISQSLVAMPKSWHAAPVDGPGLARTALTADRIAVQPGSGMLVRTMPAPGTDGAGLYLIAEPGAKFPVADEKSAEALGYSASSAIGVPASLLDLLPTGPVLSGTGGG encoded by the coding sequence ATGCATTCGCGCAGTGATCAAGTCCAAGCGCACTCGTTCATGACCGCGCGACTGGTTGCCGCGCTGGTGCGCGCGGAACCGGACATGGCCACCCCGCCGCTGCGCCGGACCCCGGTGGGCATGGTGATCGGGTTCATGCTGGCCGTGCTGATCGTGGCCGGGTTCGCCGTGGTCTCGATGATCTGGCCCGGCGGCGCGACCCAGTGGACGCAGCCGGGAACGCTGGTCGTGGAGAAGGAAACCGGCACGAGGTACGTGCTGGCCAACGGCGTGCTGCACCCGGTGTACAACCTCGCTTCCGCCCGGCTGCTGCTTGGCGCGAAGATGACCGTCGCCAGTACGCCGCAGGCTTCGCTGGCCGGTGTGCCGCGTGGGACGCCGATCGGCATCATCGGAGCACCGGACTCGCTGCCGGACCCCCAGTCCGCCGGCGGTAGCTGGCTGGTCTGCGCGGGATCCACAATGGACCAATCCGGTTCGACCCGGCCGGTGCTGTCCCTGGGCATCGGTTCCCCGGCGGACGCGCCGCCCATCCCGGACGACCGAGCGGTCCTGGTGCGCGTTGCGGACGGCACGGATTACCTGGCGTGGCACGGTCGGCGCCTGAAAGTGACCGCCCCCTGGGTGGGCCGGGCGCTCGGCTACAGCGACAACGCGGCCATCCGCGTTCGCGATGCCTGGGTCAACGCACTGCCCGCCGGACCGGACCTCGGTGCGCTCCAAGTGCCGGGCCAGGGCCAACCCGGACCCGTGCTGGACGGCGATCCGTCGTCGGTCGGCCAGGTCTTCGTGGTTGACGGTGTCGGTGTGCAGGACCGGTATTTCGTCCTGACCCGGGACGGGCTGCTCCCGGTGACCAAGACCGGAGCGGCTATGGCGCTGGGCAACCCGGCCACCGCCGCCGCCTACGGTGGTGGCAAGGTGACGGCGAAGAAGCTGACCTCGGCGGCGCTGGCGTCTGCCACGGTGTTGCCCGCGGGCGACACGATGGCAGAGTGGCCGCCCGCTCCGCCGGACCTGATGACCGACCGCAAGCCGTGCGTTCGCGCCGTCACCAGCGGGCATGACATTTCCCAGAGCCTGGTGGCGATGCCGAAGTCGTGGCATGCCGCACCGGTGGACGGCCCCGGCCTCGCCCGCACCGCGCTGACCGCGGACCGAATCGCGGTGCAGCCGGGTAGCGGCATGCTGGTGCGCACCATGCCCGCTCCCGGGACGGACGGCGCGGGTCTGTACCTGATCGCCGAACCCGGAGCGAAATTTCCCGTGGCGGACGAGAAATCGGCCGAAGCACTCGGCTACTCGGCCTCGTCCGCCATCGGGGTGCCCGCGAGCCTCCTGGACCTGCTTCCCACCGGTCCAGTGCTCTCCGGAACGGGTGGGGGGTGA
- the eccCa gene encoding type VII secretion protein EccCa: MSVTLFRRPARQRPPDMPSGELSLQEPPTLSESAGGGIGGLLMYLPMAIGSGAMMLMFMGNRGGIALVAVALMSVGMLAMGFGQMGRSAGERKRRMRGERRDYLRYLGQVRKQVRDAAAEQRTAMVWRHPDPAGLWSVAMSGRLWERRMSHADFAEIRIGLIPQKLAMTITPPQSKPVEDLEPLSAKGLRRFIRAYGTVNDLPTAVFLRGFAQVQLRGDAEAGRKLMRAILAQLVTFHSPDDLKVAVCTSDDQAENWDWVKWLPHSQHSTEQDGAGNVRLTAHSAADLEALLASELGERGRFEAGAAPSRDEAYVVVVVDGVDLPTESRLMGAGYRNAIVINLVERWPTAANRTTLRLEVSPDLLEMIRNDRSGAEVRTKLATPDTLSVRKAEALARHISPFRLGATADIVEPMVTDFDLGALLGVGEMDQLDPARVWPRTNGPDRLRVPIGIAENGSKIELDIKESAQGGMGPHGLLIGATGSGKSELLRTLVMAMAVTHSSEILNFVLVDFKGGATFLGLDELPHTSAVITNLADEAPLVTRMQDALQGEMVRRQELLRSAGNYSSLLEYEKARAAGTPLAPMPSLFLVVDEFSELLASHPDFSELFVMIGRLGRSLGVHLLLASQRIDDSRMHKLESHLSYRIGLRTFSAMESRSVIGVPDAYQLPSAPGNGYLRSDVATLIRFKAAYVSAPFKRRTVEQRQEEVRRQVVPFGATRLPDREAAPEPVEVEPEASGAEESSETLLQVAVGRLRGQGPPAHQVWLPPLDEPPTMDQLLPPLAPDPVLGQCAVGWPGRGRLSVPVGVVDKPFEQARDLYLVDLSGSGGHVGIAGGTQSGKSTLLRAMITGLALTHTPVEVQFYCLDFGGGTLQTLSELPHVGGVAGRMDTERVSRTVAEVQGVLATREKLFAEHRVENMAEYRAMRRDGRITEDPFGDVFLIVDGWSTVRSDFDEHDETIRQIAARGLTYGIHVVLTTARWSDIHSALRDQLGTRLELRLGDAIDSVIDMRAAAGVPKQPGRGLTPDKLHFLAAVPRIDGRQRTDDLAEAARSLSETVADSWGGPLAPPVRMLPAVLPAVEMPAPDGQLRVPLGLGESDLQPVWHDFSSQPHLTVLGDTASGKSAVLRLIAHAVTQNYAPGEAQMILIDSRRALLDAVPDEYRRGFAFSGAAASELVGPVAAELRERLPGPDVTPQQLKRRDWWSGPEVYIFVDDYDLLASSMGGPLDSLLDLLPQAADIGLHVILARSAAGSGRLSMDSVVRRMQESNTPDLALSCPPTEMPLLNGMRPRTLPAGRAYMVTRRSATLLQTAWLEPAGAADRSAS; this comes from the coding sequence GTGAGCGTGACGCTGTTCCGCCGACCAGCTCGGCAGCGACCGCCGGACATGCCAAGCGGAGAACTCTCCCTGCAAGAACCCCCGACGCTTTCCGAATCGGCGGGCGGGGGCATCGGCGGCCTTCTCATGTATCTGCCGATGGCAATCGGCTCCGGCGCCATGATGCTGATGTTCATGGGCAACCGCGGCGGCATCGCGCTGGTCGCGGTGGCCCTGATGTCGGTCGGCATGCTGGCCATGGGATTCGGGCAGATGGGCCGATCCGCGGGAGAACGCAAGCGGCGAATGCGCGGCGAGCGCCGCGATTACCTGCGTTACCTCGGACAAGTCCGCAAGCAGGTGCGCGACGCCGCCGCCGAGCAGCGCACCGCGATGGTGTGGCGGCACCCCGACCCGGCCGGCCTGTGGTCGGTGGCGATGAGCGGCCGGTTGTGGGAGCGCCGCATGTCGCACGCCGACTTCGCCGAGATCCGGATCGGCCTGATCCCCCAGAAGCTGGCCATGACCATCACGCCGCCGCAGAGCAAGCCAGTGGAGGACCTCGAACCGCTCTCGGCCAAGGGGCTGCGCCGCTTCATCCGCGCGTACGGCACCGTCAACGACCTGCCGACCGCGGTCTTCCTGCGCGGGTTCGCGCAGGTGCAGCTGCGCGGGGACGCCGAGGCCGGCCGGAAGCTGATGCGCGCGATCCTGGCCCAGCTCGTCACCTTCCACTCCCCCGATGACCTGAAGGTCGCGGTCTGCACGAGCGACGACCAAGCCGAAAACTGGGACTGGGTGAAGTGGCTGCCGCACTCGCAGCACAGCACCGAACAGGACGGGGCGGGCAACGTGCGGCTCACCGCCCATTCGGCCGCGGACCTGGAGGCGCTGCTCGCCAGCGAACTGGGCGAGCGCGGGCGATTCGAGGCGGGAGCCGCGCCGTCCCGGGACGAGGCTTATGTCGTGGTGGTCGTCGACGGCGTGGACCTACCCACCGAGTCGAGGCTGATGGGCGCCGGATACCGCAACGCCATCGTGATCAACCTGGTCGAGCGCTGGCCGACCGCCGCCAACCGGACCACGCTGCGGTTGGAGGTCAGCCCGGATTTGCTGGAGATGATCCGCAACGACCGATCCGGTGCCGAGGTCCGCACCAAGCTGGCCACACCCGACACGCTCAGCGTGCGCAAGGCGGAGGCCCTGGCGCGCCACATCTCGCCTTTCCGGTTGGGGGCGACCGCCGACATCGTCGAGCCGATGGTCACCGACTTCGACCTCGGCGCGCTGCTCGGTGTCGGCGAGATGGACCAGTTGGACCCGGCCAGGGTCTGGCCGCGGACCAACGGCCCGGACCGGCTGCGAGTGCCCATCGGCATCGCGGAGAACGGCTCCAAGATCGAGCTGGACATCAAGGAGTCCGCCCAGGGCGGAATGGGGCCGCACGGGCTGCTGATCGGTGCCACCGGCTCCGGTAAGAGCGAGTTGCTGCGCACGCTGGTGATGGCGATGGCGGTCACGCACTCCTCGGAGATCCTCAACTTCGTCCTGGTGGACTTCAAGGGTGGGGCGACGTTCCTCGGCCTGGACGAGCTGCCGCACACCTCCGCGGTGATCACGAACCTGGCCGACGAAGCGCCCCTGGTCACGCGTATGCAGGACGCCTTGCAGGGCGAGATGGTGCGGCGGCAGGAACTGCTGCGCAGCGCGGGCAATTACAGCTCCCTGCTGGAGTACGAGAAGGCCCGCGCCGCAGGTACGCCGCTGGCGCCGATGCCCAGCCTGTTCCTGGTGGTCGACGAGTTCAGCGAGCTGCTGGCCTCGCACCCGGACTTCTCCGAGCTGTTCGTCATGATCGGCCGGCTGGGCCGCTCGCTCGGCGTGCACCTGCTGCTGGCCAGTCAGCGCATCGACGACAGCCGCATGCACAAGCTGGAAAGCCACCTGTCCTACCGGATCGGGCTTCGCACGTTCTCCGCGATGGAGAGCCGGTCGGTGATCGGTGTCCCGGACGCCTACCAGCTGCCCAGCGCGCCGGGCAACGGCTACCTGCGGTCGGACGTCGCCACGCTGATCCGGTTCAAGGCGGCATACGTCTCCGCGCCGTTCAAGCGGCGCACGGTCGAACAGCGGCAGGAGGAGGTGCGCCGGCAGGTCGTGCCGTTCGGCGCGACCCGGCTGCCCGACCGGGAGGCCGCGCCGGAACCGGTCGAGGTGGAACCCGAGGCTTCCGGTGCCGAGGAGTCGTCGGAGACGCTTCTGCAGGTCGCGGTCGGCCGGCTGCGCGGCCAAGGCCCGCCGGCGCACCAGGTTTGGTTGCCGCCGCTGGACGAACCGCCGACGATGGACCAGCTGCTCCCGCCGTTGGCGCCCGACCCGGTGCTGGGGCAATGCGCGGTCGGCTGGCCGGGACGCGGCCGGCTGTCGGTGCCCGTGGGCGTGGTGGACAAGCCGTTCGAGCAGGCTCGCGACCTGTACCTGGTGGACCTTTCCGGGTCCGGCGGGCACGTGGGCATCGCCGGCGGTACCCAGTCGGGCAAGAGCACGCTCCTGCGAGCGATGATCACCGGGCTCGCGCTCACCCACACCCCGGTGGAAGTGCAGTTCTACTGCCTCGATTTCGGCGGCGGGACGCTGCAAACACTCAGCGAGCTGCCCCACGTCGGGGGCGTGGCCGGCCGCATGGACACCGAGCGGGTCAGCCGCACGGTGGCCGAGGTGCAGGGCGTTCTGGCGACGCGGGAGAAGCTGTTCGCCGAGCACCGCGTGGAAAACATGGCCGAGTACCGCGCGATGCGCCGCGACGGCCGGATCACCGAGGACCCGTTCGGCGACGTGTTCCTCATCGTCGACGGCTGGTCGACGGTGCGCTCCGACTTCGACGAGCACGACGAGACCATCCGGCAGATAGCCGCGCGAGGCCTGACCTACGGGATCCACGTGGTGCTGACCACTGCCCGCTGGTCGGACATCCACAGCGCGCTTCGCGACCAACTCGGCACCCGGCTGGAGCTGCGGTTGGGCGACGCGATCGACTCGGTGATCGACATGCGCGCGGCGGCCGGGGTGCCCAAGCAGCCCGGTCGCGGCCTCACCCCCGACAAGCTGCACTTCTTGGCCGCGGTGCCGCGCATCGACGGCCGGCAGCGCACCGACGATCTGGCCGAGGCCGCCCGCTCGCTGAGCGAGACGGTCGCCGACAGCTGGGGCGGACCGCTCGCGCCGCCGGTGCGGATGTTGCCCGCCGTGCTTCCGGCGGTGGAAATGCCCGCGCCGGATGGCCAGTTGCGGGTGCCGCTGGGCCTGGGCGAATCCGACCTGCAGCCGGTGTGGCACGACTTCTCCAGCCAGCCGCACCTGACGGTGCTCGGCGACACCGCCAGCGGCAAGAGCGCCGTGCTGCGGCTGATCGCGCACGCGGTCACGCAGAATTACGCGCCCGGCGAGGCGCAGATGATCCTCATCGACTCCCGCCGGGCCCTGCTCGACGCCGTGCCGGACGAATACCGCCGCGGCTTCGCGTTCTCCGGCGCCGCGGCGTCCGAACTCGTCGGCCCGGTCGCGGCCGAACTGCGGGAGCGGCTGCCCGGTCCGGACGTCACACCGCAGCAGCTGAAACGCCGTGACTGGTGGTCGGGGCCGGAGGTCTACATCTTCGTCGATGACTACGACCTGCTCGCCAGTTCGATGGGCGGCCCGCTCGACTCCCTGCTGGACCTGCTGCCGCAGGCCGCCGACATCGGCCTGCACGTCATCCTGGCCCGCAGCGCCGCCGGTTCCGGCCGGTTGTCGATGGATTCGGTGGTGCGGCGCATGCAGGAGTCCAACACCCCGGATCTGGCGCTGTCCTGCCCGCCCACGGAAATGCCGCTGCTCAACGGGATGCGTCCGCGCACTCTTCCCGCGGGACGCGCGTACATGGTCACGCGGCGCAGTGCGACATTGCTGCAGACGGCCTGGCTGGAGCCGGCCGGAGCGGCGGACCGGAGCGCATCATGA
- the mycP gene encoding type VII secretion-associated serine protease mycosin — MRRPGLVATALLILAGLVAVPFPASAQTGSCAAPANNVVRELPWSQKRLGPQRAWNLSRGGSILVAVVDTGVSATAPTLAGRVQSGADLLGSGPANNDCAGRGTFIAGLIAAAPTPGVGFAGIAPGSTILPIRVAQSPSEVDPSKLADGIRRGVDGGAKVIAVSMGTPSPAPALRSAVDYAAARDVLVIAAADLDMDEGQTPYPAAFPSVLAVSGIDETGAPRHSGSNTAPAMTPGLAAPGNNVVSIGPSGPGHITGSGGGVGVGFVAGAAALVRSYHPRLTADQVRHRMEATADHPGSALPDPALGFGVVDPYAAVARVLPEESGEKPLGEPAPPVRVPPVPIVDHTPEYIAVALAIVVVTAMVLGASTAAVIRRGRKRGWRSAWAASKPETPATD, encoded by the coding sequence ATGAGGCGGCCGGGTCTAGTGGCGACCGCGCTGCTGATCCTCGCCGGGCTCGTCGCCGTGCCGTTTCCGGCCTCCGCACAGACCGGCTCTTGCGCCGCGCCGGCGAACAACGTCGTCCGCGAGTTGCCGTGGTCGCAAAAGCGGCTCGGGCCGCAACGGGCGTGGAACCTCAGCCGGGGCGGCTCGATCCTGGTAGCGGTCGTGGACACCGGAGTGAGCGCGACGGCGCCGACGCTGGCCGGCCGGGTGCAGTCGGGGGCGGACCTGCTCGGTTCCGGCCCGGCGAACAACGACTGCGCGGGCCGTGGCACGTTCATCGCGGGCCTGATCGCGGCCGCTCCGACCCCCGGTGTCGGTTTCGCCGGTATCGCGCCGGGATCCACCATTCTGCCGATCCGGGTCGCCCAGAGTCCCAGCGAGGTCGATCCGTCGAAGCTGGCCGACGGAATCCGGCGCGGCGTGGATGGCGGCGCCAAAGTGATCGCGGTGTCAATGGGTACGCCCAGTCCGGCGCCGGCGCTGCGCTCGGCCGTGGATTATGCGGCCGCGCGTGACGTGCTCGTGATCGCCGCGGCCGACCTGGACATGGATGAAGGGCAAACCCCCTACCCGGCCGCTTTTCCCTCCGTGCTGGCGGTTTCCGGCATCGACGAGACCGGGGCGCCGCGGCACAGCGGCTCGAACACCGCACCCGCCATGACGCCCGGCTTGGCGGCGCCCGGGAACAACGTGGTGAGCATCGGCCCGAGCGGTCCCGGGCACATCACCGGCTCCGGCGGCGGGGTCGGCGTCGGATTCGTCGCGGGTGCGGCGGCGCTGGTCCGCAGCTACCACCCGCGGCTGACCGCCGACCAGGTCCGGCACCGGATGGAGGCCACCGCCGACCACCCTGGCTCCGCCCTGCCGGACCCCGCGCTCGGTTTCGGCGTTGTCGACCCGTATGCGGCGGTGGCGCGGGTGCTGCCAGAGGAGTCCGGGGAAAAGCCGCTGGGCGAGCCGGCTCCGCCGGTCCGGGTGCCTCCGGTGCCGATCGTCGACCACACCCCGGAGTACATCGCGGTGGCGCTCGCCATCGTGGTGGTCACCGCAATGGTGCTCGGCGCTTCGACGGCCGCGGTCATCCGACGTGGCCGCAAACGGGGTTGGCGCTCTGCCTGGGCGGCCAGCAAGCCGGAGACCCCGGCCACCGACTAG